The sequence ATTTCTCATCAGGACATTTTGAGTACCAGTAAGCATCCATGTGTCAGTTGCTGTCATTCTAGTTGGAAGACTTGTATAAATTTCTTGGTTATGTCTCTGCTGAGTAATAACCTCGAAGTATCTGACTGAGCTGTATGGAATGTTGTTCTGTGAGCTAGGTCCTTCggatttttctttcctgcatctgtctctGGTTTGAACATGGGATTGAAGTGCATTCAGGCCAACCCCAAGGGCCCAAGGTAAATCAGGTAACTCTTGAAATTGATGGGCTCTCTCATTCTTCCTCAGTTCAAAAATTTATCAGTGAAGACCGTTTGCCCCACCTGCTCCTCTATGGTCCTCCAGGGACAGGAAAGACTTCCACCATCCTGGCCTGTGCAAAACAGCTATACAAAGATAAGGAATTTGGCTCCATGGTCTTGGAGGTAAACAGGAGGATTATTCTTACTCAGCAAAGAACTCGAGTCTCTTACTTTTAGTACTCTTCGATTTACTTTACAAGTTAAGTTGCTGTACTGGAGGTGGGGGAAAGGAACAGACCTAGAATATTTCCAGTCACTTTTTATCTAGAATACACATTTTGGTCTTGGTTGGCATCAGCTAGAGGGCAGTTGTAGGGCTAggtatttttctttgcctttgccaACTCATACTCAAGCACTCAGTGGTCACTCAGTGAGTGGTTGCTAAGTAGCTTGCTGTCTCCCATGTGCCTGTCCAGATTTCTCCTCCACGTGGCTCCACCCTGTTCTCGCCCTGGAAGGCTGCGCTGTATTGACTGCAGGCTGCCTTGTTCTTTGGCTCCTGGTTAGGTTTGGCCAGTAGGGGCCCTGACAGGAttcaggggaagaggaaggatgcCTCGTCCTGTCTTGGGGGTCACCACGGGCTGACAGCATCCCCACCTGCAGGGCAAATCCACATAGCCTTCTCTAGGTGCCCACACCGCTCCCCCACTCACCTAAGACCTGGGGTCGGTAATGGGCCCTAGTCGTTGCAGAGGTATCGCAAAGCCCTTGTGGTTTCCCCACACCCCACCAACACCTTTTAAAATACCGCTTCATGTAATTCTCTTCAAATCACTGAATTTGAGTATGCCATCTGTTTGCCGCTGAGATTTGACTGATACACTTAGATTTACAAAATTCTAAATATCATCTATTGccgagggaaaaaaatgtttaacttattttttttttgttagagatCTTAGAACCTGGCTGCCACCAGTATTCTTACCTCAATGTATTAAAGACTTGGTAACTTCTGGATCGCTCTGGGTTGTGGTAGCTAAAATTAGCATGATTCTGCTCATGCCAGAGGTGCTCTTCACTGTGACCCGGCCAATTAATTATTCCTCCAGTGTATGTCAATGATTGTCTTTGAAAGGGGAAGGAAACACATTCATTTGCCTTTCAGAATGTAATGTAACGATCTAGTGAGTTGTGAGTTTTAAATACAATTGTGATCTTGGTTTTTTAATAGGTGTTTATCTCTTGGCTGTTAGACTGAGAGACCTAGACCTAGCCTGTCTAGTGGGACTGATGAAGAGATGAATTAATTCATAGGTAGCACACCAGCATATTTCTAATTTACTCCGACTTCTCTCTCCCACATTTAGCTGAACGCTTCAGACGACCGAGGAATAGATATTGTTCGGGGACCAATCCTGAGCTTCGCTAGCACAAGGACAATATTTAAGTAAGAATTATTGGCATAATTTCTCTCCCTGGAGATTTTGATCAGTGGGATGACAGAGTTTAGTTTTTTCAATCCTCCCCTTTGCCAGTCTGTAAAGGTTAAAAATGACTTTGTAAAAAGTAGGCATCAGAAAGAAAGTACAAGGACAGGAGTAGGAAAGAATGCAAGTATCAAAATATTATgtaagtctatatatatatatatatatctgcacaTTCTTTGGGAAgcattaacttcattttttttagttaacTGAAGACTGATAACATCCTGAGACCGCATGAGGTGGTTTGAATTTAAACCAAAATGAATTGACATCAGAATGGATAACCGGGATGATggtaaacaaaggaaaagatgaaaagacagGCATGAGTGAAGGGTGAAGGTGATAGAAAAAAGCAAGGCCCCTGAGTAGCAGGATACGTTGTGTGCGCAGAACAAAGGTGCATTTGCCAGAGGAAACGATGCAGCAAACATGCAGAAGTCAGACCTTAGTTCCTTTAAGAGCTGAGAGTAATGGGCGTGTTCCCTGTGTGAGCACAGATGTCTGCTTCGCTCGGAGGTCAAGGAGGAAGGGACTGTCCCAGCAGGGCCTCATGGCACTAATGTGGGTTGGGCCTGGAAGTTGAGATGAGGTCGAAGAGATATGCAGATGGTACCATTTGTTTTCCTAGGAAAGGCTTCAAACTAGTGATCCTGGATGAAGCTGACGCCATGACTCAAGACGCCCAGAATGCCTTGAGGAGAGGTAAGAAGAGCTCCCAGATGTAGTGTGTTGGCTCCTGAGTGCATTCGAAAGAGAATTAGGAACTTTGGATGTGAGATAACAGCATGGATGGTTGacagttttcatttatcttccGGCCCAGAGAAATCGGTTGACCTTTTGCTGTCAATCTAGACCAAATCTCTAATGTTGGGGTTTCCCTCTTTCAGCAGCTTAAAGATAAGGGCCTCACCTGATGGGACTTTTAAGTCTGACCAGACACTGGTGTCCCATCCTCCTCTTCCACGGGGTTCAATCTGGGGCTGGGAATTTGTATTCTCAGGTGAGGGAGAGGATGGGGTAGGGAAAGCCCGTCGTTCCTAAGCAGGTGCTGGGTAGACCCCTCTGCTCTTGGTACCCCGAGACACACAGTGGCCGGGAAAATAATCCAGGAAATGGGGTAGCACTCAGAGCTGCCACGGCGTCTCTGTTTGCCGAGGGAGTATCATGGGAGTTGTCTGTCGTCAGGGACCTGGTGCAGGGGATTTCTGTGAAAGGACATCGGTCACCTCTCGCTTTAAGATTCAGAGGTAAAGAGCTAGGAGAGCGGAGTGATCTTTCGGAGTTCTGGCGAGACGAGGGGGTGCAGGCCGGGTTTAAGAGGCGGGGGGGACAGTGAGAGTATCTTCTGATCCTAAAAGCTTTGGCAGCCTTTCTCCAGCATTTGTTCTGCACAAGGACTGTCTGGGCAGATCCCCGGGCAAGAACATGGGGTAACTACGGAGCGAGCCCGTGTTTCATAAGCTTTGTGAATCCCAGTTATCCCTCCGCCCAGCGCGCTGGGGCTTGCGAGGCTCCGGGACCGAGTCCCCGGGGAGGCCCCCGGGGAGGCCGCGGAGAGCCGCCCCCCGCCGCTCCATCAACCTGCCAAATGGAATTCTCGGCCCACGGACAGGGCCCCAGGTTTCTAGCCTAATGGAACAGCGCAGCACGGACGCCCGAATCCAGAATCGTGCGTGGCACGTTCTGAGGAGCCGCTCCTAGGCGGCGGGTGGCGGCGGGTGGCGCGGGTGGCGCGGGCCGCAGCTCCGCCGGGagccggccccggcccctgccccggcccctgccccggcccctgccccggcccctgcccctgcccctgcccctcgggCGCCCCGCGCCGCCCTCACGCCGTGTCCTCTCCTTGCCAGTGATTGAGAAGTTCACCGAGAACACCCGGTTCTGCCTCATCTGTAACTATCTGTCAAAGATCATCCCGGCCTTGCAGTCCCGGTGTACGAGGTTCCGATTCGGCCCCCTGACCCCCGAGCTCATGGTTCCCCGCCTGGAGCACGTCGTAGGAGAGGAGAAGTACGTGTGAGGGGAGGCCGTGAGGAGAAGCCAGCGGCGGCCCAGAGCGAGGGCGCTGCCGGAGCAAGGGCGCTGCAGGGCGctgcgtgcggggggggggggggggggggggggggggggggggggcggcaggggggggaggggcggctaGGGAACCAGGGAGgccgctcgctcgctcgctcggtGCAGccccctcgccgccgccgccctctGGCACCTCCTGGGCAGCCCTCATGACGGCCCTGGGCTCTTCTCCTGATCCACCCCCCGCCCTGGAAGCTGTCCCGATTTCCTCCTACTCTTCTTTTGTCACTGGAGACTGCAGGCTGCCAGCGCCCCTTCTGCCGAGACGCCTCCAGCCTTTTCGGGCCAGAAGGGAAGGTGCTGAGACGTTACCTTCTGTGTACTCGGCTGCCTCGCCAGTGGCCGCCCGAGCTGCTGCTTTCTGAAAGGGGCCGGCCGTGCCTCGCAGCACAGCGTGCAAAGCCGCTTGCTCACCTGGTCCTCGGTGCCTGGTCCTGGGTGAGGGCCTTTCCCGGCTTGCAGTGGCCATGACTGCTAACGTGAAGCCCACAGCCCTAAAAGCCAAAGTGAATTCCGGATCCGCCCCCAGCGGTAGATGCCGAGAGTCCTGCGAACTCCATACCTCCCCTCTCTTGTTACTGGAAGCCTTCGTTCTGGGGGGCATCTCGTTCCCGGGTGAATGCTGGTGCTCTCGGGCCTCTGAATTCCTCCTGCCGCTTTCCTTTCAGAGTGGACCTAAGTGAGGACGGGATGAAAGCACTCGTGACCCTTTCCAGCGGAGATATGCGGAGGGCTCTGAACATTTTGCAGGTACAGTATTACTCGTAGCAGATCTCAAGCTGCTGCTTTGGAAGAGTTATAGGTAGGCAGCAGCACAGCTAACCTACAAATTCAGAAATCTAGAGAGCCGTAGGATCTCAATTTCATCATGTACCAACAATCTCCCCCCACCTTTGggttttaaataattgaaagaatAACGTGCTGCCAGTGAGGGAAAAGCTAGGGCAGGACTCTGGCTGGCACACAGCAGCAGCATCTTCTCGTGCCTCCAGCTGAGGCCAAGTCCTACCAGGTAAACTGGGCGGCGTTCGAGCTGACCTGTGCCCAGTCACTTTACTGCGCATGTGCAGTgctgcctcagcttcctcctgaTCCGCCTGCACCGTGGTGGCCGCCGTGACAGCCACGATACTCCCTCTTTGCACAGAGCACCAATATGGCCTTCGGGAAGGTGACAGAGGAAACGGTCTACACCTGTACCGGGCACCCCCTCAAGTCAGACATTGCTAACATTCTGGACTGGATGTTGAATCAAGACTTCACCACAGCCTACAGGAGTATCCTTCCTTGTGTCCTGCTGACAGTAGGTGCTGTATCTCAGGCCCAAGTGTGGCCTGGGAGCCCGGGGTGCAGCCAGTGCCTGCACCCTGCTGGCCAAACACGGCTGCTCCAGAGGCTGGTCAGCTTGCTGTGGATGAACGGTGTCTGTGGTTGGAGTGGGTCCTGTCTTTAATGCCCTGAAGTTCTTCCTGAAGGAGTGTGACATAGGTCTGGCTTGAAGCCACCTTCCTCACAGAGGAGAGCAGCAGTGAGATCTTGGGGTGGCAGGTGTTACTCTTGTTTTGCTGTGAAATTAAAAGCCAGGGGCAGTGATAGGAAGCCTTCAGGGGAATGGGTGGGCTCTGTTCTCTactaggcagagacacagttctGCCAGAAAGCCCTTGTGGAAAATGGGAAACATGGGAAAGGTAACAAGTGGAGTCCACCTCATGCAACTTCAGATTGAGAGAAACCACTCTGTTGGGTGGGGCTAAAAGCCCTCCTTCCCACTCACCGGAATCTGGGTTCAGAATTCCATGTTGTGTATTTGTTCTGGAACCTGAACCTGAATTTGTTCTGTGCCCTCTGCCTTAACTGTTCCTCTAGATATAATGGAGTTGAAAACGCTGAAGGGCTTGGCGCTACATGATATCCTGACAGAGATACACTTGTTTGTGCACAGAGGTAATTCTCGTTCTTCCCTAGTTGAGATGGGAAAGGAGGGGAGTGGAGttaagggtgggagggagggaacatGAGGCTTCACTTTTGAAGCAAAGAGACAAGAATGAAGTATAAACCTTGGCCCTGCAGTcaattttctttagtatttaaaaCTCTGTTCCAAAACTACTCTTAACCTCTAAAGCTCCTGGGGGAAGAAGCTCCAGAGGGCTGACTTTATTTCCTCCAAGGGTTTAAATTTTACAGCAGTAAATAGTACATTTCATTCACATTTCTAAAGGTATTTTCCctcaaaaggagagaaagagaaggaactaTCTTCGGTGTAAACCAGAGCAGTCTTAACTAAACCATCTTAAGTTGCACACTTGGCCGTATCTACCATACAGAGAACTGGTTCTCCACCTTGGCAGCACATAGTAGTCATCCCAGACCAAGTCACTTGGCCTTTTGGGGGGAACCAAGCAAGCATCAGGATTTCCTCAGGCTCTCCGGTGGTCTGTTCCGAGGCCTCTTCCATCAGGCTCTTTCCTCCGCCACAGCCAACTGCCAACAGTCAGGTCCATGGCTTGTTCTGCCAGTGCCTCCGTGGGCCTCCCCAGGGCCAAGCGGCAGGTTGATCGCTGCCCAGGATCATGGTCGGCTCAAGCCCAGCTCTGCGCTTTGATTGTGGGAAATAAATACTTACAGATCgatggatttgtttttaaaacctgCCCTGCTGCTAAAGCAGCGCGGTTGACTCTTTCCTGTGTTCTTGTGATTGCTTTGGAACCTGTTCACGAAATAGGTTCTGCAGCGATCACTTCCTTAGAGGTGTGGCACCTAGTGACCTCAGGCCTCTagacaagttgtttttttttttttaattttttaaaatttatttatgatagtcacacacagagagagagagagagagagaggcagagacacaggcagagggagaagcaggctccatgcaccgggagcccgacgtgggattcgatcccgggtctccaggatcgcgccctgggccaaaggcaggcgccaaaccgctacgccacccagggatccccctctagaCAAGTTTAGTGTCTCCTGCTGTTTAAGTTCATAattgtgtgtttggttttgttttagtagTAGGGGATGGCAGACCCTTGTtcactcagttttgtttttccctagTTGACTTTCCATCTTCGGTTCGAGTACATTTACTGACCAAAATGGCAGACATAGAGTGAGTACTCCCCAATTttgattcttttcccttttttaccctgttgtttttttttttttttttttctgcctggtTGGTTCCAACTTGCTTGTCTACATCAATCCCCTGTGGTACAA is a genomic window of Vulpes vulpes isolate BD-2025 chromosome 10, VulVul3, whole genome shotgun sequence containing:
- the RFC5 gene encoding replication factor C subunit 5 isoform X2, whose protein sequence is METSAQQEQQQPAAAKIRNLPWVEKYRPQTLNDLISHQDILSTIQKFISEDRLPHLLLYGPPGTGKTSTILACAKQLYKDKEFGSMVLELNASDDRGIDIVRGPILSFASTRTIFKKGFKLVILDEADAMTQDAQNALRRVIEKFTENTRFCLICNYLSKIIPALQSRCTRFRFGPLTPELMVPRLEHVVGEEKVDLSEDGMKALVTLSSGDMRRALNILQSTNMAFGKVTEETVYTCTGHPLKSDIANILDWMLNQDFTTAYRNIMELKTLKGLALHDILTEIHLFVHRVDFPSSVRVHLLTKMADIEYRLSVGTNEKIQLSSLIAAFQVTRDLIVTEA
- the RFC5 gene encoding replication factor C subunit 5 isoform X1, which codes for MVLELNASDDRGIDIVRGPILSFASTRTIFKKGFKLVILDEADAMTQDAQNALRRVIEKFTENTRFCLICNYLSKIIPALQSRCTRFRFGPLTPELMVPRLEHVVGEEKVDLSEDGMKALVTLSSGDMRRALNILQSTNMAFGKVTEETVYTCTGHPLKSDIANILDWMLNQDFTTAYRNIMELKTLKGLALHDILTEIHLFVHRVDFPSSVRVHLLTKMADIEYRLSVGTNEKIQLSSLIAAFQVTRDLIVTEA